Proteins encoded in a region of the Rutidosis leptorrhynchoides isolate AG116_Rl617_1_P2 chromosome 9, CSIRO_AGI_Rlap_v1, whole genome shotgun sequence genome:
- the LOC139868596 gene encoding protein FAR1-RELATED SEQUENCE 5-like: MEPEIDISNEEQIEIQNAEGIDTPKVATTRKKETPCGSLYYAPIVDESLLPVVGKNYGTLEECEKMYRLYAFHACFDIRKSTQKTTKSGLVKQKYYLCNRGGVPMQVNFDTLQSSKKPIRKSNMECTGCRARVKFDWVYGTNTFILSDFQEHHNHELLPQEYRHLSKAERQMKYAEQLFVYHSSVSNIGPTKAYEVYSNMKGSEKNVHGTVTDFRNWRRDLNVFINASDSQMLVNKMEERKKYVPGFSFEYKLEKSQLHSIFWADEVAKCDYKEFSDIISFDATYRTDMYNMKFVPFTGIDNHHRCVTVAARLIRDETAESYTWLLTCFMKTFGKEPNMIVIDQDKSMAIAIKAIFKTIQEAIPTIEDEVEKDFKNRLNKLVWNMYIEPNIFKERWEKLMQDFSLKNDSWFKHMFDIRSTWIPAYFIDTEMFGLMRTTSRSESENDFFSNFTRSAANLLTFMDGFESAMLKQRSKQESLDAQTIKKNPKLLTQLKIEKHALKVYTHAIFAIVQKEIYEALYSCLLDKMDKEEETEIYVVKEEKEKTKEGSNEEKQFFHYKPLILEPEKNIYMYFITAKTDQWYVHVDTIYDMVFCVDTVFGVLKNKNIEEIPEKYIMGRWRRDIIPPELRSRRNRYGNENIVVQDSVNEITSVVYDCVGLVGSDEKMLKVVLEKLKLLKKEVEAQVPKPSKNKDDIIGNMIGVSKPSIIEIQNPPVGNYKGCANDKRLMSGKEKAIKESKKRKFTCGKCGCDDHNQRTCDKKKKAKEQAETSEI, encoded by the exons ATGGAACCAGAAATCGATATCAGTAACGAAGAACAAATCGAAATCCAGAATGCTGAAG GTATAGATACACCAAAAGTAGCTACAACACGTAAAAAAGAAACACCATGTGGTTCATTGTATTATGCACCAATCGTTGATGAGAGTTTACTACCAGTTGTTGGAAAAAATTATGGAACACTTGAAGAGTGTGAAAAAATGTATAGGTTATACGCGTTTCATGCATGTTTTGACatacgaaagtcaactcaaaagactACAAAATCTGGGTTGGTGAAGCAGAAATATTACTTGTGCAATAGAGGTGGTGTGCCAATGCAAGTGAACTTTGACACATTGCAAAGTAGTAAAAAACCAATTAGAAAAAGCAACATGGAATGCACCGGATGTAGGGCTAGGGTTAAATTTGATTGGGTGTATGGAACTAATACGTTTATACTGTCTGACTTTCAAGAACACCATAATCATGAGTTGCTACCCCAAGAGTACCGACATTTAAGTAAAGCGGAAAGACAGATGAAGTATGCAGAGCAGTTGTTTGTATACCATTCGTCAGTGTCAAATATTGGTCCAACAAAAGCATACGAAGTTTATAGCAATATGAAAGGGTCTGAGAAAAATGTGCATGGGACTGTAACTGATTTCAGAAACTGGAGACGAGATTTGAATGTTTTTATCAATGCAAGTGATTCTCAAATGCTCGTTAACAAAATGGAAGAACGGAAGAAATATGTTCCTGGTTTTTCATTTGAGTACAAGCTTGAAAAAAGTCAACTACATTCAATTTTCTGGGCCGATGAAGTTGCAAAATGCGACTACAAGGAGTTTAGTGACATAATCTCATTTGATGCAACGTATAGAACGGACAT GTACAACATGAAATTTGTACCATTTACTGGCATAGATAACCACCATAGGTGTGTCACTGTTGCTGCGAGATTGATCAGGGATGAAACAGCCGAGAGTTACACATGGCTTCTTACATGTTTCATGAAGACATTCGGGAAAGAGCCAAACATGATAGTGATAGATCAGGACAAATCAATGGCGATAGCGATAAAAGCAATTTTTAAGACG ATTCAAGAAGCAATTCCTACTATTGAAGATGAAGTAGAAAAAGACTTCAAGAATAGACTTAATAAGCTTGTTTGGAATATGTATATCGAACCAAATATTTTTAAAGAAAGATGGGAaaagttgatgcaagatttctcaTTGAAAAATGATAGTTGGTTCAAACATATGTTTGATATTAGATCAACTTGGATACCAGCATATTTTATCGACACTGAAATGTTTGGTTTGATGCGAACTACTTCAAGATCTGAGAGTGAGAATGATTTTTTTTCAAACTTTACAAGATCTGCAGCAAATCTGTTAACTTTTATGGACGGCTTTGAATCTGCAATGTTAAAACAGAGGTCAAAGCAAGAATCGTTGGATGCACAGACAATCAAGAAAAATCCAAAATTGTTAACTCAGCTGAAAATTGAAAAGCATGCATTAAAGGTTTACACACATGCTATTTTTGCAATCGTTCAAAAAGAGATTTATGAAGCATTGTATAGCTGTTTATTGGATAAAATGGACAAGGAGGAAGAAACGGAAATCTATGTTGTTAAAGAGGAAAAAGAGAAGACAAAAGAGGGTTCGAATGAAGAAAAACAGTTCTTCCATTACAAG CCACTTATATtagaacctgagaaaaacatttACAT gtaCTTCATAACAGCAAAGACGGATCAATGGTATGTACATGTAGACACTATCTACGATATGGTCTTCTGTGTAGACACTGTTTTTGGGGTTTTAAAGAACAAGAACATAGAAGAAATCCCTGAAAAATACATAATGGGACGTTGGAGAAGGGACATAATACCACCAGAGTTAAGATCAAGGAGAAATAGATATGGCAATGAAAACATAGTTGTACAAGATTCTGTTAATGAAATTACCTCAGTTGTTTATGATTGTGTGGGACTTGTAGGCAGTGATGAAAAGATGCTAAAAGTGGTTCTTGAAAAACTTAAATTGTTGAAGAAAGAAGTTGAAGCTCAAGTGCCAAAACCATCAAAGAATAAAGATGATATAATTGGAAACATGATTGGAGTTTCAAAGCCTAGTATAATAGAAATACAAAACCCACCTGTTGGGAATTACAAAGGATGTGCAAATGATAAGCGTCTAATGAGCGGAAAAGAGAAAGCAATAAAGGAAAGCAAAAAGAGAAAGTTTACTTGTGGTAAATGTGGATGTGACGATCACAATCAGAGGACATGTGACAAAAAAAAGAAAGCAAAAGAACAAGCAGAAACTTCAGAAATCTGA